In Anolis sagrei isolate rAnoSag1 chromosome 5, rAnoSag1.mat, whole genome shotgun sequence, the DNA window attgttttgtattctgtctgcCAGAGGTTCCGTTGCTAATGCAAATAATATCAGAGGTAAAGGGCAACCTTGTTTTACTCCTCTTTCTATTTTCAAGTATTTTGTTAATCCTTCATTTCGTCTTATTCTTGCTCTCATGTTACTATAtaactcttttattattttaataactgAAGTTCCAAATCCGTAGTTATCCATTAATTGCAACAGATAATCATGGTTTAATGAATCAATAACTTTATAGATGTCAAACTTTAAGAGTgcaattattcttttttttttttgttatgattaAGAATGTTTATACATTTCTTATAGGATGTGCTATGTTTCTATCTTGTATTAATCCGTATTGATGGTCCTTTACTATTTTAGTTATAATCCCTTCTACTCTATTTACTaatattttcatgaatattttgTATTCCTAATTTAGGAGGCAAATGGGTCTATATGAATTAGGGTCTTCTGAATCTTTCCCACTCTTTCTCACTGTTATTATCTTTTATTCTCTCCATGTATCTGGGGCTTTTCCTCATATCATTATACTATTAAATACATTCTTCGATtctggtattattatttatttcgtttCTGTGTAAAACTCTgcatggatgatgaatctggacctatcttggcacacatacccatcatgaccaacttaaaatatAGGCAAAGTTTCAGGGAGGATTGACAGAGGGTGATAGGGGCTGTATTCCTCCCACACTCAAAGACCCGTGTGTATCCTACAACCAGAGAGCCATGAGTTTCTAATGgaaccattcataaaatccaaaccgaacaatgactatttctaataaatagcattacaaaatacATAACTTGGGCAAATGCTGTGTACCTAAGCCAGTATAGCATAAGAAATAATATATTACAAGGGCTACCGATTTAAATTAAAGACCCATATCTACCAAAAATCCTTTTCTACCACACCTAACAAGTAACTAATTACAAATAAACTAGTAGCCTAAATTTAAACCATTTGACAATAAACTAGAACACATGACAATTGTGATTTAGTCATGAATAATTTTCACCTTTTTGTGGTGCTATTGCAACTATTTTATTTGTATCTCTTTTTTTAGTTTCAGGAGCATAGTCTCATTAAACCATGAATATGAGAATATGAGGATATTATACGGTTCAGATCCTAGTTCTCCCATTTGTAAGTGTTGAAGGTCgcttctacacagtcatataaaatccagatcatctgattTGAACTTAGATTATATACTAGTGTAGACTCAAAAAATTATACTTCTGAGAGAGTACTTCTGAGATTCGATACACATCCCCGAAAGTTTAACTTGTTCCCTAAGCACAAGAAAGGCAAATAAGGCAAAACTTCTCTTACCTTTCTGTCATGTTGACTAAATGGTGTTTTTCTCTCTTCCACCTTCGCCTCTATCAAATTGACTCCCAGAAAGCTTACCCACTGGGGTCGAAAAAGTGGGGCCATCCAATGGGAGTTCAGGTAGTAAGATTAATATGAAAACAAGAAAGGTTATTTTGATCAGTAGATAAACACAAATCCACATGCATACTTGGGGGGAAAGTGCAGCCTCTGCCGTTCTGTGACCATAAATAATGCAACAGAACAAACCTGTGGACATGCCAGCAATAcccaccccctttttttttatTCAGATGGGATTTTAATAGGCTTCTCAAAGCCAAACACTCAGTACAGGAACTTCCTTATCTACTTCAAATACAATGTCAAATGATATATGCACGTTTCTTCTAGTAAAAAAAGGGGGGCAATATAAACAAACATTTTCAAGAACCGCTCAAAGTTCAAATTTGAGCTCTGGCTTTACTTTACAGTAAAACAGCTTTTACAAGTGACCAACGTGAAATTATTGAATCCTTTAAGTaatactggagcccccggtggcgcagtgggttaaacccctgtgccgggaggactgaagaccgacaagtcacaggttcgaatccggggagaggcggataagctccctctatcagctccagctcctcatgcggagacatgagagaagcctcccacaaggatgataaaacatcaaaccatccgaacgtcccctgggcaccgtctttgcagatgaccaattctctcacaccagaagcaacttgtaatttctcaggtcacttctgacacgacaaaaaaaagtaatCACTTTTGTCACCTTACCCTCACAATACTAAAAAGTTGAAATTTAGTGCattgcacttttttaaaaaaaatactgagctTCCATCACTTTTAAGTTGTAAGACCCCATGTGTCAAGTTAAAAGAGACAAAGGAAGctcagaaaggagaaagaaagacaaatacaGCCAGCAATGTACTAATTTTAGGTGGGGGAAAATATGTGACACATAAGACTGGGTGTGAAAGTTTTCATCTTAATGTTTTTTCTTGCATTTATCCTCTGCCTTTCTACAAAAGAATGAAATTGAAGGTAGCTTTGTGAGCTGAAATCTTGCAGATAACGTTACAAGAAGAGAACACAGGATGGCGCAACTGCACTGACACAGATACACTTTTGCAAAGTCTTGTTTCAGAATCGTCTTGGATTGAGAGAAAAGCACGGTCACTACTGCTTCCTACATTGATCTGTAAGTCAGAATCGTGGGGCAGGAGTCTCTATACAAgggcaataatttatttatttgtttatctatttactgtatctgtatactgcctttctcagcctgtaggcaactcaaggtggttaacagggtCTCAGTGCAGTTGCACCATCCtgtgcttacaatatcataaatgcttacaatatcataaatatattatatttataacatataataaaaactaaacaaagcaataaaatataaattcatagtgtctccttgttaaaaacattgtccggtctcattgtcatcattccattttcctatgtcagttattctgcatttggaaacgcttgttcaaaaagccacatcttgatttttttctggaaaaaagagaggtggctgatctaatatctatagggagggcatcccatagccaaggggccaccaccgagaaggctctgtctctcatctctgcTAAACATACTTGGCAGAGACGAAGGTGacaatgagagcagggcctccccagatgatcttaaggtcctagatggttcataaggggagacacGATCGGACatataagttgggccagaactgtttagggctttataggctaaagccagcactttgaattgtgtccagtagcaaactggcagccaatggagctggtgcaacagaggagttgtatgctccctgagcgtcactcctgttagcaatctagTTGCTgtttgttggaccatttgaagcgtctggacagtcttcaaaaacATCCCcttgtagagcgcattgcagtagtctatacgggatgtaaccagagtgtggattactagtaatttatagttttgctaagggcaaggatgcCAGGCTgaataataagggttaagccttggtcagtttggtgtgtattatttaatcaaggctttatgctctattttcatatgtttacagcagaaagtaaccaatttattactgaaaatcatgccacaaaagtatttgaatttttccatctgaggcaaacctgggctcctgatggtcccccatctcataaacaagggactctctttccccctcatggatatttccctttatggaccttcctataaataatatgaactatggacactggggggaggtagttgggtttactctctgtgttatgatttctatattttcatattttctcctgtatttccatatttccctttatgtatttgaccttgccctgacccttttgccccctttccctctccgtgggggaaatctacaaggaagctgccctgcctctggaaaagcactGTATATCAGCAatcatgaaaagacccttatctttggacattctgCCCAAtggaaatcctaatggtggcccaactccaATCTTTGGATTAGGATTtctgtttggcagactttttaatcatataacaatggtgGGAAtgtgaccttaggaaagtcctcttttcctccaagccgtttttctttcaaatttttccactaaggacattcacaaaagttccccctttgtgccctatctgattgtaagaggaaaacctggattaagccatcaatgtttatcacagacccatctcaggacaataaagtggcttctctggaaggCTGATCCCCAGACTCGATAAGTGTAAGaacattaaaactccataatccactccagaatgcattgtctcccttcatcccgcctccctcccttctgattcgctggaggtcaaggcagcaggagcctcctgatagtCTCTGGCGCCCCACGAAAGCCCTgagattggccctgatgcatgagggacagccaagcctcctcccagctgtttgcgcgtcagccaatccccttcaagCTGGGCAGGAGgggggagtgggaattttgaaactcacaactctgtattttctataaaaatggcctttacttctgtaaccacatgctctgcttggcgaatgattgccgctctgcatccttttcagctgaatcgctaataaacctcggtggcacttccttccacttggtgagaccttttattgggaaaaaccagggattgggtgcttctctctgtctcgccagggtaatgaactctttaaggagtctgataggtctctgcctcctggcaaagacccctaaattcctgctctataaCAATATTGTTGATCATCTGCATGCTGGTTTGATCTGCAAAATCTGTGAGGATTGAAAACAGGTTTAATGATCCCTGGTAAGCACCAACCACAGCTGCTTCCTACTAGGAGTGGTGAAATGAGGGATGGGCCTTGTGTAGGCATGCATCGTTTGCCAACTCTTTTTGACTTTGGACAGAAAAGAAACATTTGAATGCAATCGGGAAAGAAATAGtacaaacaatatttatttttcctcttcataaacatttgaaaggaatAAAGGGTCATACACTCATGGACGTAAGCTCTTAGGCCAGAGTTACAATgctttataatccagtttcagaatatgggttaactgcattgaactggattatatcagtctacactgccctataatccagatcatagaatcataaagttggaagaggccatcttctccaaccccctgccatgtgaaaataacacaatcaaagcacccccaacagatagccatccagcctctgtttaaaagcctattCTAAAGAAGGAACTtactctggggaagagagttccactgctgaacagattaATGCAGTTAATcctcattctgaaactggattatagggcagccTCAGTTATCAAACACATGTAATGTGGGCAAGGCAATCATTTGTATTAATCCATACATTGATGTAAGATTTTACTTATTTACACACACATAGATAAACATAAACAGTGTTGTTTTTATATTCATACATCTCTATGACAACAACTTCTCCCCTCTCCTATTCCATGTATGAAGACTGAAATACTTTGTGATGGGGGGAAAAaatcagaaaagaaaaagggCATTCCCAGATCGTTCAGATCTCAAAGACGTATTTGTTCACTGGATTATTCATTCAACTCTGTACACAGAGGTTTTATCACAAAAGGTAGGTAAATTGCAATTACACCAGGATATTAGTACCTTCAGTTGGGACTTATCACATGATGCcgtttattttatgttattttcctGTGGGGGACCATTTGGAAAGTGTTTTTTGTATTAACAAAAAAGTAATTACCTTGTTCCCTGCTGCTATTCTGCTACAATTGCATTGTGCTTCTATGCAATTTTTGAGTGATCAGTgggaggatgataaaacatcaaaaacatctgggcgtcccctgggcaacgtccttgcagacagccaattctctcgcaccaaaagtgacttgcagttctcaAGTCACTCCGACATGAAagaaaagcagataatccacattatctgctttgaactgaattatatgagtctgcactgccatataatccagttcaaagcaaattatctggattttatattgcagagtAGAAGTGGCCTGAGAAAAATTTTCAacctttttcaatatttttctttttgcccCCCTACTTAGTGATATCATCCCACGCACAAACGCATTCCTAGACACTGTTAAAATGATCCTATCTCACAATGCAGGGGAATTTCCTCCCTGTGTCCATCATGCCTCGTCAGGAAATTGTTTCAAAAGTGTCAGGAAAggggggtgagagagagaagATGTTCAAGAATCGCTATAGAATTGgagtaaaaaggaaaaaaaacacatgggatgggatctgtcaaagTTGCCCTTTTCAAATCGCTTCAATGACATGGGGTAAGGGGGGCATAGCTGTGGGTGGCCTCCTACCAaacattgacatttctctcccaaaatcccaCTTCATGAATCTGGCATGGTAATTTGTTTCGAATTAATTTTGTctggttttacaatgtattgcaatgtaatatagctgagtcatgcactgctaatgggcttctattgggaatgctgagtcatgcattaactgtatatagaacttcatttggggaatatgttctggcctagtccaggtgattgtgaatgatgtaatcctgggtctgagttaagttaatgggttgggaaccaatcagagattgctatgtgtaaatgacttgtatataaggaagtcatgtacagtgtatatctctccttgtgctgtgatgttgttcgtcaaaggctatatgtaattaaaagaacctgtctgctaagacaagatataactacgctgtggtaagtctgtaatatcatctagactggggggaaagacaatggtaaaactgacaatagccgggcatgtgctcaagagtatgtaaaaggttccagagtgattgcaggctgtgggagcagttgactgaaaatactgtgcaggaagaagctactggaaagcgctgaagttgtgcaactgatctgctgctgaattgtgaagttaatcttaacaaatttaataattaaaaaataccaaaattttgaaaaaacaccactttgttttcctttcatttctccttcatagtaatcttggTTTTTGAAATTGCATTACACCTAGCTTCTAAGAttcaaaggaaggagaggagtccAGAGAAAATCAATGCCTCCTGTCTCCTTCGGGGCAGCAGGATTGGAGGGGAAAGTTTATATCCCTCAAGTGGTGTCTATCTTCCCAGATGAATGCCTCCAGTCTACTCAGGAGTCTCAGGATTGGAAAAAAAGCCTAGTATCCCCAAAGTTTTCTtgcccaattttttttaaatgagaggaCAGGAACAGCATCTGAAAATGGATGGTTTCGGGAGAAAGGGCAAGAAAGAAtaacatgtgatgggatctgagaccccatctacactgccatataaattctaCACTGACGTATATTCTACACGTCAGTGTAGAATATATTCTACACTGACGTATAttccagttgaaaacagataatctggattttatatggcagtgtagatgggacctgggggctcttccagacagtgtcaaaatgcaGGACAAATAACTGGAACAAAAAATTGTGGGACCTGACAACAAGTCCAAATACAGACCTATCAGTTAAAGTGATTGCCCACCATTCCGATACCTttgtttgtagcagattttagaattttttttaaaaaattgactttttgagaggtgattgtgCTGATTTGGAtatctaaatgtacacacaagcagatttcttattatttCTATTCACCttactgtaaattcaagctctcttTAATTTcagaaacatcaaaacaaaagaatcatatagttggaagagacctcatgggccatccagtccaaccccctgccaagaagcacgaaaattgccaagaagcagggaaattgtatTCAAAAGTTGCAAAGAATCCTCATTGTACTGCTGTCCAAGTGTGCtttcatttagccacctgtgtatcCCCAGCTCAATTTGTTTACATccctgtttcaggattttaaaatgtgcagatGCTCTGGAGCAGTCTACACCAGGGTATAGGAACAAAATCACATGTTTTCCTTGAttgtaggcaggcccgtagccaggatttcgtttcggggggggggctgaattttttcagggggggttgcggggtggggggctgagttttgggggggctgagtctgagtgaaagaaggtctaccctagcaaaccttttgtatcatgcatatgggatatattgagtatggtgatcagatcatgatatgaataaacataacagtttaagtaatgcaccagtaaggccttttcgcaaaccaccatgagaatttcggggggggggggctgcagccccccgagccccccccccccccccccccccggctacatgcctgattgtagggatatacagtcatgtgaatatgcacattttttggcTCAAATTGGATTTTAAACCCAACTTTTTAACacgtgtttttcagctgttaatccaAACCAGTGTGCATTTTAGTTAAACATCATTTAGCTGCCACCATTCCTTTTATTCTGGTTTCTTCCGTGGTTTCGGGGGTCTTCTGTTCTCTTCTCCTAGGCACCTTAAGCACTGAAATAGCAACAATATGAGAAATATAATTTAAGGGCGATTTAGTATGGACATCACAAAGCTTGGGAAGAAGATGTCCTAGGGTACAAGATTTAGGATGCCACTAAATTTGTTCATGGCAGGAGTACTTAAGGCACCAAGGATGATGGAAGGATgtgggaattcatttatgttctgAGTTTGAGAATAACTTTTGAGGAACATTTCAATAAATTCATTTAGAAAGGTAGCAGAGTAGCATTGTAGATATGTTCATAAAACAACTCAAGCAAACACAAACATTACTGACATCACTAGTGATAAGGCACATTAATTGAAGTGGAAGTGATTATTTAACATGTTTGTAAAGCACATGTGATTTCTACTGAATTGTCCATCACTCTTCAAAACAGAGTGAAAAAAATCAGTAAGTCAGTTAAACATAATGCCTTTAAAGTAGCCATTCCCCTTTCAGAATCCTTTCGTTTGCTTATTTTATATCCAGGCAAAAGAGTCCCAGAGTTTGAAAATCTTGGTTCGTTTTCACAAAATTATTCTGCATTTCAAAATATCCTGACCTTATGACCCCGATCTCTCTTCAACCAGTCTTGAAAACCCAACTGATATATGGAGTGCTTGCCTCTGCTGGGAATGAGGAATGGGacattcaactgccatggctgaacaGCTGTGTTGACTTTGGACTTCTGTAATAATAAACAGCTCTCTCGCATTACAGATAGGTCTTCATAAGGCTATAAGTAGAAGGACAGTAATTGGAATACAATTGTGCTAGTAAGGTTTCAGAGGTGATCTCAAGTTGTTTCCCTTGACTTTTCTTATTCCACACATGCACCGCATAGGTGTTATTAAACAGTTTAGGAAGCTCCGAAGCACTTATAACTTCATAATACTTTCTCCAGTCCTGCCAGCGGATGGGATAGAAGGCTTCTCGTGGGAAAATTGTGACCCCTTTGCAGCTTCTGCTGTCCTTCAGGCTACGGATAGAACACCACCTCTTGAACATGCGGGTGAAGAGCTGGGGCCCCTGGTGTCCCCAGATCCAGCGATTGTAATTATCCACAAAATCTTCCATGCAAAGTTGTATAAACTTGTGTTTGGGATCAAATGAGAGAAAGGCTCCATTCAGTACATACGTGGACTGTGTACCAAGTGCGTTCCTGAGGTTATTTAAGTTCTTAAGGACTATGAAGTCTGTATCTAAATAGATGCCACCATATTTCCACATGATGACAATTCGGCAGGCATCAGAAAGAATGGGCAAGAAATACGGTTCCCACCTCTGCTGGGCCAGTGAATACCAGCTAGTCAGGGGAGTATTAGAAAAAAGTTCATTCAGATCCAATGGCTTGATTTCAAGGTTACGGAAGCAGCTGAAAAAGGATATGCCTAAATGTTTTGGCAAAGTATTGTTATAGTTGACCAAGCCCTTCATAAGGACAACAATTTTTAACTCCGGGTGAACCCTGGCTGCCGATTCAACAGAACACATAAACAGGAAATTGGGATTAGTTCGTTCTGATGTTTCCACAAAGTATATATCCTTGGTTGAAAGAGGGGACCATCTTGTTATAGGAGTAGGAAGAAGTGGACACTTAACATCTCCAGGCAGATTATGGTGCTGTgtcttgtccacaatgtcctggcTGATTCTCCAGTAAAACATGATGGTGATGAAGGACATGAAGTTAAAGGCAATAATTAACACAGCCCAGAGCTTGTGTTTTGAAGCCACCCTGGTCAATTGTAGCTCACAGAAAAGTGCCTTCCACATCATCTGCTCACCAGTTTTAAACTCTGAGGAAAACCAGAATGAGctataaaaggggaaaaaaagaaaaccattaATAATTTTGCTAATAAATATGGATGCACTGGAAACCATTAATAGAAAATTATTAAGATGAAAACCAAAATCaattttattctctctctctatctgagGGTAGCTTAGTGGTGCATTGATagtggtgtttctcaacctggggtcgggacccctgagggggtcgcgagggggtgtcagaggggtcactgaagaccatcagaaaacatagtattttctgttagtcatgggggttctgtgtagaaagtttggcccagttctattgttggtggggttcagaatgctctgattgtaggtgaactataaatcccagcaactacaactcccaaatgtcaaggtctatttcccccaaactccaccagtgttcacatttgggcatgttgagtttttgtgccaaatttggtccagatccatcattgtttgagtccacagtgctctctggatgtaggtgaactacaactcccaaactcaaggtcaatggccaccaaacacttccagtattatttgttggccgtgggagttctgtgtgccaagtttggttcaattccattgtcgtggagttcagaatgttctttgattgtaggtgaactataaatcctagaaactacaactcccaaattacaaaatcaatcccctcccaagcccaccaatattcaaacgtgggtgtattgggtatttgtgtcaaatttggtccagtgaatgaaaatacatcctgcatttcagatatttacatgatgtttcataacagtagcaaaatgacagttatgaagtagcaatgaaaataattttatggttgggggtcaccacaacctgaggaactgtattaaggggtcgtgggattggaaaggttgagaaccactgatctagaatgtTTATTGAGGACCCACTAATGCTTGCCATTCTGCCAGCAGCCCCATTACTATCAAAATCTATGCGTATTAAagtcaaaatgtgtgtgtgtgtgtataaaatattctggtttcttttcaATCTTTATAtctaatattttttgtatttccaaGTGAATGTCAGTCTAATACTTCCTTACTTCAGGCAAGTCCACCAGACGTGGAAGAAGGTACCCATTtgttttccacatttccaacacttatcagaggcatttttgtaacatttggaAATTTTGTGCGGAGTGGTGTACCAACTATGAATCATCTTCAGCCAATTTTCTCTTAATTCCTAT includes these proteins:
- the LOC132775424 gene encoding lactosylceramide 4-alpha-galactosyltransferase-like, which gives rise to MMWKALFCELQLTRVASKHKLWAVLIIAFNFMSFITIMFYWRISQDIVDKTQHHNLPGDVKCPLLPTPITRWSPLSTKDIYFVETSERTNPNFLFMCSVESAARVHPELKIVVLMKGLVNYNNTLPKHLGISFFSCFRNLEIKPLDLNELFSNTPLTSWYSLAQQRWEPYFLPILSDACRIVIMWKYGGIYLDTDFIVLKNLNNLRNALGTQSTYVLNGAFLSFDPKHKFIQLCMEDFVDNYNRWIWGHQGPQLFTRMFKRWCSIRSLKDSRSCKGVTIFPREAFYPIRWQDWRKYYEVISASELPKLFNNTYAVHVWNKKSQGKQLEITSETLLAQLYSNYCPSTYSLMKTYL